The proteins below come from a single Drosophila teissieri strain GT53w chromosome 3L, Prin_Dtei_1.1, whole genome shotgun sequence genomic window:
- the LOC122618168 gene encoding protein phosphatase 1 regulatory subunit 12A isoform X2 codes for MSSLDARNNSAMMKRAEQLKRWEESDTNRAAPTPRHEHGRRIKFSSGCVFLAACLSGDKDEVVQLLDQGADINTANVDGLTALHQACIDDNLDMVEFLVERGADINRQDNEGWTPLHATASCGFVSIARYLVENGADVAAVNSDGDLALDLAIDVQHMAMIDYMEKMVQELNINVDEARKAEEQAMLNDAKKWLRSDAAEVDRPHPKTGATALHVAAAKGYTKVLGLLLAGRGNVDRQDNDGWTPLHAASHWGQRETAEMLVESLADMDIRNYAGQSCIDVADRKIVKFLEELRANKRNKRRPSSQIRISDAMENHVDKTPTKLVRVEVRTDATKDAASGSREATETDSSIPNAAHDDDDDVSGGGEVVASGQSDTEELSDSTESSHLTSLSESEAENVKPNQQIHAAEHPVEEEAPWRRKLPRTPNDSPTNNQVPDRELSSNSSETANDVILRRTQSFENDQKFYQKYNELRARIKANSCPILPANANASAAAANKSNNNNNLSSNNYHNNNNNNNKSDLLLGYAAGATTTTTTSTSTTTTTSTFNNTHSNTKNTSTSTTQQPQQQPAAASAANQLYSVQRSASLKDNSMYYRKPTITIATPTSTASTAIHSPSTTVQTPPIRSQVTAKIAEKSNNGNSSTASVSDAESSKPPPKQSASNMIKNFFKSFVPPVRDEESETQRKAHAKRVRETRRSTQGVTLDEIKSAEELVKKKNMGMANNNNNNNISTTTTNTISNSGNETSSASSTSAPTPSILGSTEQQDELQPPPPPTTPPPAIIPTTTTATDETEIEEVVSNPPAAQSQNDTTASFTLSAPVRRSLSADREADANSDPEGDQDQAVVSASYTIMPRRERLPESSENVESIRLPQKTDPVAKTASEEKAEEPPHARPTDLPLIPAPAAPSTEAIKSSSAATTPAALESPVRLRDKRGLAGSGSQESETKSDTASPVSSHPDFNARDSLLSLYARRTTDSSAGGGGGGGVGVAGGAASSSSTSAAERRPSWRLKFDAGSKFKLEDITSGGTYPPNNSTIIPSAPAVMAAANLSTTTGVQRRISSGPNALNASNQSLNSVGRPVSAPSEGTNNSAYFSPSARKFETNATPTGATTAAITTSNSTSNSVSPTSANHTAATAPNATSNHDDKDNDKENDNRTQTVIQRRRKPKRRSTGVVHIDMDELDPERQNESSNNDNEEKEKESGSERTSRSRLGSTASTATTSESKSSSSNDKTENGDGIDYKALWEAEKLENDKLRQMLKQKDDEALQTRATLERFANATTKNSLSELEKRERRAMERKLSELEEELKLLQKLKTENDRLRAENRALTRVVSKLTTSAQSQLAKTK; via the exons GCGTGCATAGACGACAATCTGGACATGGTGGAGTTTCTGGTGGAGCGAGGTGCCGACATAAACCGGCAGGATAACGAGGGCTGGACGCCCCTGCACGCCACTGCCTCCTGCGG ATTTGTGAGCATAGCTCGGTATTTGGTGGAAAACGGCGCTGATGTGGCCGCTGTGAACAGCGATGGCGATCTGGCCTTGGATTTGGCCATCGATGTGCAGCACATGGCCATGATTGACTACATGGAGAAGATGGTGCAGGAGCTGAACATCAATGTGGATGAGGCTCGAAAGGCCGAGGAGCAGGCGATGCTGAACGATGCCAAAAAGTGGCTGAGAAGCGATGCCGCCGAGGTGGATAGACCGCACCCGAAAACGGGAGCCACAGCCCTCCACGTAGCCGCCGCAAAGGGTTATACGAAAGTTCTGGGCCTGCTCCTGGCTGGACGTGGCAATGTTGATCGCCAGGATAACGATGGCTGGACGCCACTGCACGCGGCATCGCATTGGGGTCAGCGGGAGACGGCCGAGATGCTCGTGGAGTCACTGGCCGACATGGATATCCGAAACTATGCCGGGCAGTCATGCATCGATGTGGCCGATCGCAAAATAGTCAAATTCCTGGAAGAACTGCGGGCCAACAAACGCAACAAGCGGCGACCATCTAGTCAAATAAG AATCTCAGATGCAATGGAAAATCATGTGGACAAGACGCCCACTAAACTTGTGCGCGTTGAAGTGAGAACTGATGCCACAAAGGATG CTGCCAGTGGCTCACGTGAAGCTACCGAAACTGATTCTTCGATTCCAAACGCTgctcatgatgatgatgatgatgttagTGGAGGTGGCGAAgtggtggccagtggccagagCGATACAGAAGAGCTGAGTGATTCCACGGAAAGCTCACACTTGACCAGTCTTTCCGAGAGCGAAG CTGAGAACGTCAAGCCCAACCAGCAGATCCACGCCGCCGAGCATCcagtggaggaggaggcgccaTGGCGACGCAAACTGCCCCGCACGCCCAACGACAGTCCCACTAATAATC AAGTTCCTGATAGAGAGCTTAGCAGCAATAGCTCGGAGACCGCCAACGACGTCATTTTGCGGCGCACGCAAAGCTTTGAGAACGATCAAAA GTTCTATCAAAAGTACAATGAGCTGCGGGCACGCATAAAGGCCAACTCCTGTCCCATTTTGCCGGCGAATGCAAATGCTAGTGCCGCTGCTGCCAATAAAtccaataacaataacaacctAAGTAGCAATAACTAtcataataacaacaataacaacaacaaaagcgatcTGCTATTGGGATATGCTGCTGgcgccacaacaacaacgacaacaagcacctccaccacaacaacaaccagtaCATTCAACAACACCCACTCGAACACGAAGaacacaagcacaagcacaacacaacaaccacaacagcaaccagcagcagcatcggcagCAAATCAATTATATAGCGTACAAAGATCGGCCTCACTCAAAGATAACTCAATGTATTACAG GAAACCGACGATTACGATTGCCACGCCTACGAGCACAGCGTCCACGGCGATCCATTCTCCATCGACAACTGTACAGACCCCACCAATTCGCAG CCAAGTTACAGCGAAAATAGCAGAAAAGAGCAATAATGGCAACTCGTCCACGGCCAGTGTCAGCGATGCCGAGAGCTCCAAGCCACCGCCCAAACAATCCGCGAGCAATATGATCAAGAACTTCTTCAA ATCCTTTGTGCCACCGGTGCGTGATGAAGAGAGCGAAACGCAACGAAAGGCACATGCTAAGCGCGTGAGGGAGACTCGCCGGTCCACCCAAGGTGTCACCCTGGACGAGATCAAGAGTGCCGAGGAGCTGGTTAAGAAGAAGAACATGGGcatggccaacaacaacaataacaacaatatcagcaccaccaccacgaacACGATCAGCAACAGCGGC AACGAAACAAGCTCTGCATCATCGACATCAGCTCCAACACCATCCATCCTCGGCAGCACTGAGCAGCAGGACGAGCTGcaaccaccgccaccgcccaccacTCCACCGCCAGCCATAATACCCACCACAACAACGGCCACCGATGAGACGGAGATCGAGGAGGTGGTGTCCAATCCTCCAGCTGCCCAAAGTCAGAACGATACCACTGCTAGCTTTACGCTATCCGCTCCCGTGCGAAGATCCCTGTCGGCCGACAGAGAGGCCGATGCCAATAGTGATCCGGAGGGTGATCAGGATCAGGCGGTAGTCAGTGCCAGCTATACGATAATGCCCAGGCGGGAACGGCTTCCCGAAAGCTCAGAGAATGTAGAAAGCATAAGATTGCCACAAAAGACTGACCCAGTTGCCAAAACCGCCAGCGAAGAGAAGGCCGAGGAGCCACCACATGCCAGGCCCACGGATCTGCCACTGATTCCGGCTCCCGCTGCTCCTAGCACAGAAGCTATCAAATCATCCTCGGCGGCTACGACGCCCGCTGCCCTCGAGAGCCCAGTGCGTTTGCGGGACAAGCGGGGTCTGGCGGGGTCCGGCAGCCAGGAATCTGAAACCAAGTCCGATACCGCCTCGCCCGTGTCCTCCCATCCGGACTTCAATGCCCGGGACTCGCTACTCAGTCTATACGCTCGACGCACAACGGACAGCAGCgcgggaggaggaggaggtggtggtgtAGGTGTTGCGGGTGGAGCTGCATCCTCGTCTTCAACATCGGCAGCAGAACGGCGTCCGTCTTGGCGCCTGAAATTCGATGCCGGCTCCAAG TTCAAGTTGGAGGACATAACCAGCGGTGGCACTTATCCTCCCAACAACAGCACCATCATACCCAGTGCTCCGGCGGTAATGGCAGCCGCCAACTTATCAACCACAACTGGTGTCCAGAGGCGCATCAGCAGCGGTCCCAATGCAC TAAATGCTTCCAATCAGTCGCTCAACTCTGTGGGTCGTCCAGTTTCCGCGCCCAGCGAGGGCACGAACAACAGTGCCTACTTCTCGCCCTCAGCTCGCAAATTCGAGACGAATGCCACGCCTACGGGAGCAACCACTGCAGCGATCACGACTAGCAACTCAACCTCCAATTCTGTGTCTCCCACCAGTGCCAATCATACAGCGGCTACGGCACCAAATGCCACGTCAAACCATGACGACAAGG ATAATGATAAGGAGAACGATAATCGCACACAGACCGTCATTCAGAGGCGACGCAAGCCGAAGCGCAGATCAACGGGCGTGGTGCACATCGATATGGAT GAACTGGACCCCGAGCGACAGAACGAATCGtccaacaacgacaacgaggagaaggagaaggag AGCGGCAGTGAGCGGACATCCCGTTCCCGCCTGGGCAGCACCGCGAGTACGGCTACCACCAGCGAGTCAAAGAGCTCCAGCAGTAATGACAAGACGGAGAATGGCGATGGCATTGACTACAAGGCGCTCTGGGAAGCGGAAAA GTTGGAGAACGATAAGCTGAGGCAGATGCTCAAGCAGAAGGACGATGAAGCCCTGCAGACCCGTGCAACGCTCGAAAGATTCGCCAATGCC ACAACGAAAAATTCACTATCTGAACTTGAGAAACGCGAAAGAAGAGCTATGGAACGCAAGCTTTCCGAGTTGGAAGAAGAGCTCAAG CTATTGCAGAAGCTAAAGACTGAGAACGACCGTCTGCGAGCCGAGAATCGGGCCCTCACGCGGGTCGTCTCCAAGCTGACCACCTCGGCTCAGAGTCAGCTGGCCAAGACCAAATAG
- the LOC122618168 gene encoding protein phosphatase 1 regulatory subunit 12A isoform X13, with the protein MSSLDARNNSAMMKRAEQLKRWEESDTNRAAPTPRHEHGRRIKFSSGCVFLAACLSGDKDEVVQLLDQGADINTANVDGLTALHQACIDDNLDMVEFLVERGADINRQDNEGWTPLHATASCGFVSIARYLVENGADVAAVNSDGDLALDLAIDVQHMAMIDYMEKMVQELNINVDEARKAEEQAMLNDAKKWLRSDAAEVDRPHPKTGATALHVAAAKGYTKVLGLLLAGRGNVDRQDNDGWTPLHAASHWGQRETAEMLVESLADMDIRNYAGQSCIDVADRKIVKFLEELRANKRNKRRPSSQISRISDAMENHVDKTPTKLVRVEVRTDATKDAASGSREATETDSSIPNAAHDDDDDVSGGGEVVASGQSDTEELSDSTESSHLTSLSESEAENVKPNQQIHAAEHPVEEEAPWRRKLPRTPNDSPTNNQVPDRELSSNSSETANDVILRRTQSFENDQKKPTITIATPTSTASTAIHSPSTTVQTPPIRRSFVPPVRDEESETQRKAHAKRVRETRRSTQGVTLDEIKSAEELVKKKNMGMANNNNNNNISTTTTNTISNSGNETSSASSTSAPTPSILGSTEQQDELQPPPPPTTPPPAIIPTTTTATDETEIEEVVSNPPAAQSQNDTTASFTLSAPVRRSLSADREADANSDPEGDQDQAVVSASYTIMPRRERLPESSENVESIRLPQKTDPVAKTASEEKAEEPPHARPTDLPLIPAPAAPSTEAIKSSSAATTPAALESPVRLRDKRGLAGSGSQESETKSDTASPVSSHPDFNARDSLLSLYARRTTDSSAGGGGGGGVGVAGGAASSSSTSAAERRPSWRLKFDAGSKFKLEDITSGGTYPPNNSTIIPSAPAVMAAANLSTTTGVQRRISSGPNALNASNQSLNSVGRPVSAPSEGTNNSAYFSPSARKFETNATPTGATTAAITTSNSTSNSVSPTSANHTAATAPNATSNHDDKDNDKENDNRTQTVIQRRRKPKRRSTGVVHIDMDELDPERQNESSNNDNEEKEKESGSERTSRSRLGSTASTATTSESKSSSSNDKTENGDGIDYKALWEAEKLENDKLRQMLKQKDDEALQTRATLERFANATTKNSLSELEKRERRAMERKLSELEEELKLLQKLKTENDRLRAENRALTRVVSKLTTSAQSQLAKTK; encoded by the exons GCGTGCATAGACGACAATCTGGACATGGTGGAGTTTCTGGTGGAGCGAGGTGCCGACATAAACCGGCAGGATAACGAGGGCTGGACGCCCCTGCACGCCACTGCCTCCTGCGG ATTTGTGAGCATAGCTCGGTATTTGGTGGAAAACGGCGCTGATGTGGCCGCTGTGAACAGCGATGGCGATCTGGCCTTGGATTTGGCCATCGATGTGCAGCACATGGCCATGATTGACTACATGGAGAAGATGGTGCAGGAGCTGAACATCAATGTGGATGAGGCTCGAAAGGCCGAGGAGCAGGCGATGCTGAACGATGCCAAAAAGTGGCTGAGAAGCGATGCCGCCGAGGTGGATAGACCGCACCCGAAAACGGGAGCCACAGCCCTCCACGTAGCCGCCGCAAAGGGTTATACGAAAGTTCTGGGCCTGCTCCTGGCTGGACGTGGCAATGTTGATCGCCAGGATAACGATGGCTGGACGCCACTGCACGCGGCATCGCATTGGGGTCAGCGGGAGACGGCCGAGATGCTCGTGGAGTCACTGGCCGACATGGATATCCGAAACTATGCCGGGCAGTCATGCATCGATGTGGCCGATCGCAAAATAGTCAAATTCCTGGAAGAACTGCGGGCCAACAAACGCAACAAGCGGCGACCATCTAGTCAAATAAG CAGAATCTCAGATGCAATGGAAAATCATGTGGACAAGACGCCCACTAAACTTGTGCGCGTTGAAGTGAGAACTGATGCCACAAAGGATG CTGCCAGTGGCTCACGTGAAGCTACCGAAACTGATTCTTCGATTCCAAACGCTgctcatgatgatgatgatgatgttagTGGAGGTGGCGAAgtggtggccagtggccagagCGATACAGAAGAGCTGAGTGATTCCACGGAAAGCTCACACTTGACCAGTCTTTCCGAGAGCGAAG CTGAGAACGTCAAGCCCAACCAGCAGATCCACGCCGCCGAGCATCcagtggaggaggaggcgccaTGGCGACGCAAACTGCCCCGCACGCCCAACGACAGTCCCACTAATAATC AAGTTCCTGATAGAGAGCTTAGCAGCAATAGCTCGGAGACCGCCAACGACGTCATTTTGCGGCGCACGCAAAGCTTTGAGAACGATCAAAA GAAACCGACGATTACGATTGCCACGCCTACGAGCACAGCGTCCACGGCGATCCATTCTCCATCGACAACTGTACAGACCCCACCAATTCGCAG ATCCTTTGTGCCACCGGTGCGTGATGAAGAGAGCGAAACGCAACGAAAGGCACATGCTAAGCGCGTGAGGGAGACTCGCCGGTCCACCCAAGGTGTCACCCTGGACGAGATCAAGAGTGCCGAGGAGCTGGTTAAGAAGAAGAACATGGGcatggccaacaacaacaataacaacaatatcagcaccaccaccacgaacACGATCAGCAACAGCGGC AACGAAACAAGCTCTGCATCATCGACATCAGCTCCAACACCATCCATCCTCGGCAGCACTGAGCAGCAGGACGAGCTGcaaccaccgccaccgcccaccacTCCACCGCCAGCCATAATACCCACCACAACAACGGCCACCGATGAGACGGAGATCGAGGAGGTGGTGTCCAATCCTCCAGCTGCCCAAAGTCAGAACGATACCACTGCTAGCTTTACGCTATCCGCTCCCGTGCGAAGATCCCTGTCGGCCGACAGAGAGGCCGATGCCAATAGTGATCCGGAGGGTGATCAGGATCAGGCGGTAGTCAGTGCCAGCTATACGATAATGCCCAGGCGGGAACGGCTTCCCGAAAGCTCAGAGAATGTAGAAAGCATAAGATTGCCACAAAAGACTGACCCAGTTGCCAAAACCGCCAGCGAAGAGAAGGCCGAGGAGCCACCACATGCCAGGCCCACGGATCTGCCACTGATTCCGGCTCCCGCTGCTCCTAGCACAGAAGCTATCAAATCATCCTCGGCGGCTACGACGCCCGCTGCCCTCGAGAGCCCAGTGCGTTTGCGGGACAAGCGGGGTCTGGCGGGGTCCGGCAGCCAGGAATCTGAAACCAAGTCCGATACCGCCTCGCCCGTGTCCTCCCATCCGGACTTCAATGCCCGGGACTCGCTACTCAGTCTATACGCTCGACGCACAACGGACAGCAGCgcgggaggaggaggaggtggtggtgtAGGTGTTGCGGGTGGAGCTGCATCCTCGTCTTCAACATCGGCAGCAGAACGGCGTCCGTCTTGGCGCCTGAAATTCGATGCCGGCTCCAAG TTCAAGTTGGAGGACATAACCAGCGGTGGCACTTATCCTCCCAACAACAGCACCATCATACCCAGTGCTCCGGCGGTAATGGCAGCCGCCAACTTATCAACCACAACTGGTGTCCAGAGGCGCATCAGCAGCGGTCCCAATGCAC TAAATGCTTCCAATCAGTCGCTCAACTCTGTGGGTCGTCCAGTTTCCGCGCCCAGCGAGGGCACGAACAACAGTGCCTACTTCTCGCCCTCAGCTCGCAAATTCGAGACGAATGCCACGCCTACGGGAGCAACCACTGCAGCGATCACGACTAGCAACTCAACCTCCAATTCTGTGTCTCCCACCAGTGCCAATCATACAGCGGCTACGGCACCAAATGCCACGTCAAACCATGACGACAAGG ATAATGATAAGGAGAACGATAATCGCACACAGACCGTCATTCAGAGGCGACGCAAGCCGAAGCGCAGATCAACGGGCGTGGTGCACATCGATATGGAT GAACTGGACCCCGAGCGACAGAACGAATCGtccaacaacgacaacgaggagaaggagaaggag AGCGGCAGTGAGCGGACATCCCGTTCCCGCCTGGGCAGCACCGCGAGTACGGCTACCACCAGCGAGTCAAAGAGCTCCAGCAGTAATGACAAGACGGAGAATGGCGATGGCATTGACTACAAGGCGCTCTGGGAAGCGGAAAA GTTGGAGAACGATAAGCTGAGGCAGATGCTCAAGCAGAAGGACGATGAAGCCCTGCAGACCCGTGCAACGCTCGAAAGATTCGCCAATGCC ACAACGAAAAATTCACTATCTGAACTTGAGAAACGCGAAAGAAGAGCTATGGAACGCAAGCTTTCCGAGTTGGAAGAAGAGCTCAAG CTATTGCAGAAGCTAAAGACTGAGAACGACCGTCTGCGAGCCGAGAATCGGGCCCTCACGCGGGTCGTCTCCAAGCTGACCACCTCGGCTCAGAGTCAGCTGGCCAAGACCAAATAG
- the LOC122618168 gene encoding protein phosphatase 1 regulatory subunit 12B isoform X9 → MSSLDARNNSAMMKRAEQLKRWEESDTNRAAPTPRHEHGRRIKFSSGCVFLAACLSGDKDEVVQLLDQGADINTANVDGLTALHQACIDDNLDMVEFLVERGADINRQDNEGWTPLHATASCGFVSIARYLVENGADVAAVNSDGDLALDLAIDVQHMAMIDYMEKMVQELNINVDEARKAEEQAMLNDAKKWLRSDAAEVDRPHPKTGATALHVAAAKGYTKVLGLLLAGRGNVDRQDNDGWTPLHAASHWGQRETAEMLVESLADMDIRNYAGQSCIDVADRKIVKFLEELRANKRNKRRPSSQIRISDAMENHVDKTPTKLVRVEVRTDATKDAENVKPNQQIHAAEHPVEEEAPWRRKLPRTPNDSPTNNQVPDRELSSNSSETANDVILRRTQSFENDQKFYQKYNELRARIKANSCPILPANANASAAAANKSNNNNNLSSNNYHNNNNNNNKSDLLLGYAAGATTTTTTSTSTTTTTSTFNNTHSNTKNTSTSTTQQPQQQPAAASAANQLYSVQRSASLKDNSMYYRKPTITIATPTSTASTAIHSPSTTVQTPPIRSQVTAKIAEKSNNGNSSTASVSDAESSKPPPKQSASNMIKNFFKSFVPPVRDEESETQRKAHAKRVRETRRSTQGVTLDEIKSAEELVKKKNMGMANNNNNNNISTTTTNTISNSGNETSSASSTSAPTPSILGSTEQQDELQPPPPPTTPPPAIIPTTTTATDETEIEEVVSNPPAAQSQNDTTASFTLSAPVRRSLSADREADANSDPEGDQDQAVVSASYTIMPRRERLPESSENVESIRLPQKTDPVAKTASEEKAEEPPHARPTDLPLIPAPAAPSTEAIKSSSAATTPAALESPVRLRDKRGLAGSGSQESETKSDTASPVSSHPDFNARDSLLSLYARRTTDSSAGGGGGGGVGVAGGAASSSSTSAAERRPSWRLKFDAGSKFKLEDITSGGTYPPNNSTIIPSAPAVMAAANLSTTTGVQRRISSGPNALNASNQSLNSVGRPVSAPSEGTNNSAYFSPSARKFETNATPTGATTAAITTSNSTSNSVSPTSANHTAATAPNATSNHDDKDNDKENDNRTQTVIQRRRKPKRRSTGVVHIDMDELDPERQNESSNNDNEEKEKESGSERTSRSRLGSTASTATTSESKSSSSNDKTENGDGIDYKALWEAEKLENDKLRQMLKQKDDEALQTRATLERFANATTKNSLSELEKRERRAMERKLSELEEELKQLDAYKSDNHRLKEENAALIRVISKLSK, encoded by the exons GCGTGCATAGACGACAATCTGGACATGGTGGAGTTTCTGGTGGAGCGAGGTGCCGACATAAACCGGCAGGATAACGAGGGCTGGACGCCCCTGCACGCCACTGCCTCCTGCGG ATTTGTGAGCATAGCTCGGTATTTGGTGGAAAACGGCGCTGATGTGGCCGCTGTGAACAGCGATGGCGATCTGGCCTTGGATTTGGCCATCGATGTGCAGCACATGGCCATGATTGACTACATGGAGAAGATGGTGCAGGAGCTGAACATCAATGTGGATGAGGCTCGAAAGGCCGAGGAGCAGGCGATGCTGAACGATGCCAAAAAGTGGCTGAGAAGCGATGCCGCCGAGGTGGATAGACCGCACCCGAAAACGGGAGCCACAGCCCTCCACGTAGCCGCCGCAAAGGGTTATACGAAAGTTCTGGGCCTGCTCCTGGCTGGACGTGGCAATGTTGATCGCCAGGATAACGATGGCTGGACGCCACTGCACGCGGCATCGCATTGGGGTCAGCGGGAGACGGCCGAGATGCTCGTGGAGTCACTGGCCGACATGGATATCCGAAACTATGCCGGGCAGTCATGCATCGATGTGGCCGATCGCAAAATAGTCAAATTCCTGGAAGAACTGCGGGCCAACAAACGCAACAAGCGGCGACCATCTAGTCAAATAAG AATCTCAGATGCAATGGAAAATCATGTGGACAAGACGCCCACTAAACTTGTGCGCGTTGAAGTGAGAACTGATGCCACAAAGGATG CTGAGAACGTCAAGCCCAACCAGCAGATCCACGCCGCCGAGCATCcagtggaggaggaggcgccaTGGCGACGCAAACTGCCCCGCACGCCCAACGACAGTCCCACTAATAATC AAGTTCCTGATAGAGAGCTTAGCAGCAATAGCTCGGAGACCGCCAACGACGTCATTTTGCGGCGCACGCAAAGCTTTGAGAACGATCAAAA GTTCTATCAAAAGTACAATGAGCTGCGGGCACGCATAAAGGCCAACTCCTGTCCCATTTTGCCGGCGAATGCAAATGCTAGTGCCGCTGCTGCCAATAAAtccaataacaataacaacctAAGTAGCAATAACTAtcataataacaacaataacaacaacaaaagcgatcTGCTATTGGGATATGCTGCTGgcgccacaacaacaacgacaacaagcacctccaccacaacaacaaccagtaCATTCAACAACACCCACTCGAACACGAAGaacacaagcacaagcacaacacaacaaccacaacagcaaccagcagcagcatcggcagCAAATCAATTATATAGCGTACAAAGATCGGCCTCACTCAAAGATAACTCAATGTATTACAG GAAACCGACGATTACGATTGCCACGCCTACGAGCACAGCGTCCACGGCGATCCATTCTCCATCGACAACTGTACAGACCCCACCAATTCGCAG CCAAGTTACAGCGAAAATAGCAGAAAAGAGCAATAATGGCAACTCGTCCACGGCCAGTGTCAGCGATGCCGAGAGCTCCAAGCCACCGCCCAAACAATCCGCGAGCAATATGATCAAGAACTTCTTCAA ATCCTTTGTGCCACCGGTGCGTGATGAAGAGAGCGAAACGCAACGAAAGGCACATGCTAAGCGCGTGAGGGAGACTCGCCGGTCCACCCAAGGTGTCACCCTGGACGAGATCAAGAGTGCCGAGGAGCTGGTTAAGAAGAAGAACATGGGcatggccaacaacaacaataacaacaatatcagcaccaccaccacgaacACGATCAGCAACAGCGGC AACGAAACAAGCTCTGCATCATCGACATCAGCTCCAACACCATCCATCCTCGGCAGCACTGAGCAGCAGGACGAGCTGcaaccaccgccaccgcccaccacTCCACCGCCAGCCATAATACCCACCACAACAACGGCCACCGATGAGACGGAGATCGAGGAGGTGGTGTCCAATCCTCCAGCTGCCCAAAGTCAGAACGATACCACTGCTAGCTTTACGCTATCCGCTCCCGTGCGAAGATCCCTGTCGGCCGACAGAGAGGCCGATGCCAATAGTGATCCGGAGGGTGATCAGGATCAGGCGGTAGTCAGTGCCAGCTATACGATAATGCCCAGGCGGGAACGGCTTCCCGAAAGCTCAGAGAATGTAGAAAGCATAAGATTGCCACAAAAGACTGACCCAGTTGCCAAAACCGCCAGCGAAGAGAAGGCCGAGGAGCCACCACATGCCAGGCCCACGGATCTGCCACTGATTCCGGCTCCCGCTGCTCCTAGCACAGAAGCTATCAAATCATCCTCGGCGGCTACGACGCCCGCTGCCCTCGAGAGCCCAGTGCGTTTGCGGGACAAGCGGGGTCTGGCGGGGTCCGGCAGCCAGGAATCTGAAACCAAGTCCGATACCGCCTCGCCCGTGTCCTCCCATCCGGACTTCAATGCCCGGGACTCGCTACTCAGTCTATACGCTCGACGCACAACGGACAGCAGCgcgggaggaggaggaggtggtggtgtAGGTGTTGCGGGTGGAGCTGCATCCTCGTCTTCAACATCGGCAGCAGAACGGCGTCCGTCTTGGCGCCTGAAATTCGATGCCGGCTCCAAG TTCAAGTTGGAGGACATAACCAGCGGTGGCACTTATCCTCCCAACAACAGCACCATCATACCCAGTGCTCCGGCGGTAATGGCAGCCGCCAACTTATCAACCACAACTGGTGTCCAGAGGCGCATCAGCAGCGGTCCCAATGCAC TAAATGCTTCCAATCAGTCGCTCAACTCTGTGGGTCGTCCAGTTTCCGCGCCCAGCGAGGGCACGAACAACAGTGCCTACTTCTCGCCCTCAGCTCGCAAATTCGAGACGAATGCCACGCCTACGGGAGCAACCACTGCAGCGATCACGACTAGCAACTCAACCTCCAATTCTGTGTCTCCCACCAGTGCCAATCATACAGCGGCTACGGCACCAAATGCCACGTCAAACCATGACGACAAGG ATAATGATAAGGAGAACGATAATCGCACACAGACCGTCATTCAGAGGCGACGCAAGCCGAAGCGCAGATCAACGGGCGTGGTGCACATCGATATGGAT GAACTGGACCCCGAGCGACAGAACGAATCGtccaacaacgacaacgaggagaaggagaaggag AGCGGCAGTGAGCGGACATCCCGTTCCCGCCTGGGCAGCACCGCGAGTACGGCTACCACCAGCGAGTCAAAGAGCTCCAGCAGTAATGACAAGACGGAGAATGGCGATGGCATTGACTACAAGGCGCTCTGGGAAGCGGAAAA GTTGGAGAACGATAAGCTGAGGCAGATGCTCAAGCAGAAGGACGATGAAGCCCTGCAGACCCGTGCAACGCTCGAAAGATTCGCCAATGCC ACAACGAAAAATTCACTATCTGAACTTGAGAAACGCGAAAGAAGAGCTATGGAACGCAAGCTTTCCGAGTTGGAAGAAGAGCTCAAG CAACTCGATGCCTACAAGTCGGATAATCATCGCCTGAAGGAGGAAAACGCCGCGTTGATTAGAGTAATTAGCAAattaagtaaatga